A portion of the Cellulophaga algicola DSM 14237 genome contains these proteins:
- a CDS encoding DUF6843 domain-containing protein has protein sequence MEYNAFITPSSRRFRFTRVILLIVLSVIFNSCLSGSHIDKELFYIPDGMEGKIFVLFDCEDGKPKKWKDGKRLYEIPFSGVLKTKFKENTGYITFKEESIAYEVDKYREWVEFHYVDDEYNPVRKINYVPYYASDYKSYLEKSGINATGTNAVSVSSNGEDEYTNTHYYIFSGDSLTYETKFSPKKRKEEWYRIEKWDTYDYRNKWKN, from the coding sequence ATGGAATACAATGCATTTATCACGCCCAGCAGCAGACGATTTAGATTTACTAGAGTAATATTATTAATTGTTTTAAGTGTAATCTTTAATTCTTGTTTGTCAGGAAGCCATATTGATAAAGAGTTATTCTATATTCCTGATGGGATGGAAGGTAAGATATTTGTGTTATTTGATTGTGAAGATGGCAAACCTAAAAAATGGAAGGACGGGAAAAGGTTATATGAAATACCATTTTCAGGAGTGTTAAAAACCAAATTTAAAGAAAATACAGGGTATATTACATTTAAGGAAGAAAGTATTGCCTATGAGGTTGATAAATATAGAGAATGGGTTGAATTTCACTATGTAGATGATGAGTATAACCCTGTAAGGAAGATAAATTATGTTCCTTATTATGCATCTGATTATAAGTCATATTTAGAAAAAAGTGGAATTAATGCAACGGGGACAAACGCGGTTTCCGTGTCAAGTAATGGAGAAGATGAATATACTAATACACATTATTACATATTTTCGGGTGATTCATTAACATATGAGACTAAGTTTTCTCCAAAAAAGAGAAAAGAAGAATGGTATAGAATAGAAAAATGGGACACTTATGATTATCGCAATAAATGGAAAAATTAA
- a CDS encoding DUF6843 domain-containing protein: protein MEKLKNSFRFTRVILLIVLSIIFNSCLSGSHIDKELFYIPNGIKGNISILFNCKDGKPKKWKDGKRLYEIPISGVLKTQFKENTGYLLFKEKGGISHEVSRYREYAQFFYVDDNYKPVKKINYVPYFGPYYVSYLIKNQINVTGTNNVIGFGNGKEKYTSSDYLLFFGDTLDYKKVDLTNKTKQDWLRIENWDTYDYRNR from the coding sequence ATGGAAAAATTAAAGAACAGCTTTAGATTTACGAGAGTAATATTATTAATTGTTTTAAGTATAATCTTTAATTCTTGTTTGTCAGGAAGCCATATTGATAAAGAGTTATTCTATATTCCTAATGGAATAAAAGGAAACATATCAATATTATTTAATTGTAAAGATGGTAAACCTAAAAAATGGAAAGATGGAAAAAGACTTTATGAAATACCTATTTCAGGTGTTTTGAAAACTCAATTTAAAGAAAATACAGGCTACCTTTTATTTAAAGAAAAAGGTGGGATTTCTCATGAAGTAAGTAGGTATCGAGAATATGCACAGTTCTTCTACGTAGATGATAACTATAAACCAGTTAAAAAAATAAACTATGTGCCTTATTTTGGACCATACTATGTATCGTATTTAATTAAAAATCAAATCAATGTAACAGGAACTAATAATGTTATTGGTTTTGGAAATGGTAAGGAAAAATATACATCATCTGATTATTTGTTATTTTTTGGAGATACACTTGATTACAAAAAAGTAGACTTAACCAATAAAACAAAACAGGATTGGTTAAGAATTGAAAATTGGGATACTTACGATTATCGCAATAGATAG
- a CDS encoding DUF3592 domain-containing protein → MKGDAVATSVFSLVLLAGCIFLYFSISRTIETVHFIQNSELTTGYISGFEVAYNNNTSASTSDTKYTQVLFVDNRGANVYIRSSSSSSFTTDRIGDEVEVRYITGSSREARIASFFLDMWGLTLLFGLFGIVFTAPGIIFVWNVLYDAIINLTTK, encoded by the coding sequence ATGAAAGGAGACGCTGTAGCTACTAGTGTATTCAGCTTAGTTCTACTTGCTGGGTGTATATTTCTTTATTTCTCTATAAGTCGTACTATAGAAACGGTACATTTTATTCAAAATTCAGAACTTACAACAGGATACATAAGCGGGTTTGAGGTAGCCTATAACAACAATACTAGTGCTAGTACTTCTGATACCAAATACACGCAAGTGTTGTTCGTTGATAACAGAGGGGCAAATGTTTATATTCGCTCTTCAAGTTCAAGTTCTTTTACTACTGATAGAATAGGAGACGAAGTTGAAGTCCGCTATATTACAGGAAGCAGCAGAGAAGCTCGGATTGCTAGCTTTTTCTTAGATATGTGGGGCTTAACACTTTTATTTGGTTTGTTTGGGATAGTTTTTACTGCGCCGGGAATAATTTTTGTTTGGAACGTACTTTATGATGCAATTATCAATTTAACCACTAAGTGA
- a CDS encoding homogentisate 1,2-dioxygenase, with amino-acid sequence MPLYHKQGKIPQKRHTIFKKPDGTLHYEQLFGTIGFDGMSSLMYHLHRPTQIKEVGASIDISPKAAVEHNIKSRLLKGFQVQPVDDYLESRVTVLFNSDVHVGLAAPKKSMTTYFYKNTDADELLFIHKGTGTLKTILGEIPFEYGDYLVIPRGMIYQIHFDTEENRLLVTESYHPIYTPKRYRNYFGQHLEHSPFCERDFKLPENLQSYDEKGEFLMKVKKQGQLHHLTYATHPFDVVGWDGYNFPYGFSIHNFEPITGRVHQPPPVHQTFETSAFVVCSFVPRMYDYHPQSIPAPYNHSNIDSDEVLYYVDGDFMSRKSIDQGYISLHPAGIPHGPHPGTYEASIGKTKTEELAVMIDTFKPLKLTQAALDIDDGTYYKSWLE; translated from the coding sequence ATGCCGCTGTATCATAAACAAGGAAAAATACCTCAAAAGAGACATACTATTTTTAAAAAACCTGATGGGACTTTGCATTACGAGCAATTGTTTGGCACTATTGGTTTTGACGGCATGTCTTCTTTAATGTATCATTTACACAGACCTACTCAGATAAAAGAAGTAGGAGCGTCTATTGATATTTCTCCTAAAGCCGCGGTAGAACACAATATTAAGTCGCGCTTATTAAAAGGCTTTCAAGTACAACCTGTAGATGATTATTTGGAGAGTAGAGTTACGGTGCTATTTAATAGTGATGTACATGTAGGTTTGGCAGCACCTAAAAAATCTATGACAACGTATTTTTACAAGAATACGGATGCTGATGAATTATTGTTTATTCATAAAGGTACAGGTACACTAAAAACTATACTTGGTGAAATTCCGTTTGAATATGGCGATTATTTGGTGATACCTCGTGGAATGATTTATCAAATACATTTTGATACCGAAGAAAATAGACTTTTGGTGACCGAAAGTTACCACCCTATTTATACGCCGAAAAGATACCGCAATTATTTTGGTCAACATTTAGAACATTCTCCTTTTTGTGAGCGAGATTTTAAACTGCCAGAAAACCTGCAATCTTATGATGAAAAGGGCGAATTTTTAATGAAAGTGAAAAAGCAAGGGCAATTGCACCATTTAACCTATGCAACACATCCTTTTGATGTAGTAGGTTGGGATGGTTATAATTTTCCGTACGGATTTTCCATCCACAATTTTGAGCCCATTACAGGAAGAGTACACCAACCGCCACCAGTACATCAAACTTTTGAAACGAGTGCTTTCGTGGTATGTTCTTTTGTGCCGAGAATGTATGATTACCACCCACAATCAATACCAGCGCCGTATAACCATTCTAATATAGATTCTGATGAGGTGCTATATTATGTTGATGGTGATTTTATGAGTCGTAAAAGTATAGATCAAGGCTATATTTCATTGCATCCTGCGGGAATTCCTCACGGTCCGCACCCAGGAACTTACGAAGCGAGCATAGGAAAAACTAAAACCGAAGAACTAGCGGTAATGATTGATACCTTTAAGCCACTTAAATTAACACAAGCAGCTTTAGATATTGATGATGGTACATACTATAAGTCTTGGCTAGAGTAA
- the hutG gene encoding formimidoylglutamase, with protein MLAYKKTPPELWSGRTSDQKLYLHEKVDCTSFKALKTHKNSKTIALLGYACDEGVKRNQGRIGAVNGPEVIRRSLGKFPNHLADETQLLDYGTLYCTNNDMEQAQVDLSKKIAALLSTNIFPIVIGGGHDVAYGHFKGLRKYLGAKKIGIINFDAHFDLRLNTAGNTSGTPFYQIAKECQKEGSVFNYMCLGIRKDANDKNLFETADSLNVKYLETTHFNMHYLEHVQLILMQFIEDVDYVYTTIDLDGFSSAYAPGVSAPSPMGFSPDIVLESLRVIIDSKKLISLDIAEMNPTYDIDGRTAKLAASLVHYVMHAI; from the coding sequence ATGTTGGCATACAAAAAAACACCCCCCGAATTATGGTCTGGTAGAACCTCTGATCAAAAACTTTACCTACACGAAAAAGTAGACTGTACATCGTTTAAAGCATTAAAAACCCACAAAAACTCTAAGACGATTGCCCTACTAGGCTATGCCTGTGATGAAGGTGTAAAAAGAAATCAAGGTAGAATTGGTGCTGTAAATGGTCCTGAAGTTATCAGAAGATCCTTAGGCAAATTTCCAAATCATTTAGCAGACGAGACTCAATTATTAGACTATGGAACCCTCTATTGTACCAACAATGATATGGAGCAGGCTCAAGTTGATTTGTCTAAAAAAATAGCGGCATTGCTTTCTACAAATATATTCCCAATTGTCATAGGTGGCGGCCATGATGTGGCATATGGACATTTTAAAGGCCTAAGAAAATATCTTGGCGCTAAAAAAATTGGAATTATAAACTTTGATGCTCATTTTGATTTAAGATTGAATACCGCCGGTAATACTTCTGGCACTCCGTTTTATCAGATCGCTAAAGAATGCCAAAAAGAAGGTTCCGTATTTAATTATATGTGCCTAGGCATCCGAAAGGATGCAAATGATAAGAATTTATTTGAAACAGCCGATTCTTTAAATGTAAAATATCTAGAAACAACACATTTTAATATGCACTATCTAGAGCATGTACAACTCATCTTAATGCAATTTATAGAAGATGTAGATTATGTCTATACTACTATAGATTTAGACGGATTTTCATCTGCCTATGCTCCAGGAGTAAGCGCACCTTCGCCAATGGGATTCTCTCCAGATATTGTTTTAGAAAGTCTAAGAGTAATAATCGATAGTAAAAAACTAATTAGTCTTGATATAGCTGAAATGAACCCTACCTATGATATAGATGGGCGAACAGCAAAATTAGCAGCCTCATTGGTGCACTATGTAATGCATGCTATTTAA
- a CDS encoding urocanate hydratase, with amino-acid sequence MTFKEQILQGLPKELPSKKEYDSALSHAPKRKDILSSDEKQLAIKNALRYFPKAWHKELAQEFAFELSTYGRIYMHRFKPEYIMYARPIDEYPYTTTQAAGIMLMIQNNLDPAVAQHPEELITYGGNGAVFQNWAQYILTMQYLATMTNEQTLHMYSGHPMGLFPSSTEAPRVVATNGMMIPNYSKPDDWEKYNALGVTQYGQMTAGSYMYIGPQGIVHGTTITVMNAFRKVLKSDENPAGKIFLTAGLGGMSGAQPKAGNIAGCITICAEVNAAAAKKRHEQGWVDVLVTNLHDLVARTKEAQEKKEVVSIAFIGNIVAVWERFYDENIFIHLGSDQTSLHNPWAGGYYPVAISFEEANELMVVNPKLFKEKVQESLRRQINAINKHTAKGTYFFDYGNAFLLEASRAEAAVMAKNGIDFRYPSYVQDILGPMCFDYGFGPFRWVCTSGKPIDLQKTDAIAQRILEEIKKTAPAEIQQQLQDNITWIKEANSNNLVVGSQARILYADAEGRSKIADAFNTAISSGEISAPIVLGRDHHDVSGTDSPFRETSNIYDGSKFTADMAIQNVIGDSFRGATWVSIHNGGGVGWGEVINGGFGMVIDGSKEAAKRLKSMLFYDVTNGIARRGWARNKEALFAIQREMDRNPELRVTMPNLVDDNLLKNLF; translated from the coding sequence ATGACATTTAAAGAACAAATTCTTCAAGGCCTTCCGAAGGAGTTACCTTCTAAAAAAGAATATGATTCGGCCCTTAGTCACGCTCCAAAAAGGAAAGACATTCTTTCTTCTGATGAGAAGCAATTAGCCATAAAAAATGCTTTACGTTATTTTCCAAAAGCTTGGCACAAAGAGCTGGCCCAAGAATTTGCTTTTGAATTGTCTACATACGGAAGAATCTACATGCATCGGTTTAAGCCCGAATATATCATGTATGCGAGGCCCATTGATGAATATCCCTATACCACTACACAAGCTGCAGGAATCATGTTAATGATTCAAAACAATTTAGATCCTGCCGTAGCCCAGCATCCTGAAGAACTAATTACCTACGGTGGTAATGGCGCTGTTTTTCAAAATTGGGCTCAATATATTTTAACCATGCAGTATTTGGCGACCATGACTAATGAACAAACACTTCATATGTATTCTGGTCACCCGATGGGGCTTTTCCCGTCTTCTACAGAAGCACCAAGAGTCGTGGCTACCAATGGTATGATGATTCCTAATTATTCCAAACCCGATGATTGGGAGAAATATAATGCCTTAGGTGTTACCCAATATGGTCAAATGACTGCCGGCTCTTATATGTATATTGGACCACAAGGTATTGTTCATGGCACGACCATTACCGTAATGAACGCTTTTAGAAAGGTGTTAAAGTCTGATGAAAACCCTGCTGGGAAAATATTTTTAACAGCAGGATTAGGAGGCATGAGTGGCGCACAACCAAAGGCGGGGAATATTGCTGGTTGTATTACCATTTGTGCCGAAGTAAATGCTGCGGCCGCAAAAAAAAGACATGAACAAGGCTGGGTAGATGTTCTCGTTACCAACTTACATGATTTGGTGGCTAGAACTAAAGAAGCACAAGAAAAAAAAGAAGTAGTTTCCATCGCATTTATAGGAAATATTGTTGCTGTTTGGGAACGATTTTATGATGAAAATATTTTTATCCATTTAGGATCTGATCAAACCTCATTACATAATCCTTGGGCAGGAGGGTATTATCCCGTAGCGATATCTTTTGAAGAGGCTAATGAACTCATGGTGGTTAATCCTAAACTTTTTAAAGAAAAGGTTCAAGAATCTTTGCGAAGACAAATTAACGCCATTAATAAACACACGGCAAAAGGAACTTATTTTTTTGACTACGGTAATGCTTTTCTACTGGAAGCCTCTAGAGCAGAAGCAGCGGTTATGGCCAAAAACGGAATTGATTTTAGGTATCCTTCGTATGTGCAAGATATTTTAGGACCCATGTGTTTTGATTATGGCTTTGGACCTTTTAGATGGGTCTGTACTTCTGGAAAGCCCATAGATCTACAAAAAACAGACGCTATCGCTCAGCGTATTTTAGAAGAAATAAAAAAAACAGCTCCTGCAGAAATCCAACAGCAGTTGCAAGACAACATCACTTGGATAAAAGAAGCTAACAGCAACAACCTTGTAGTAGGCTCCCAAGCGCGAATTTTATATGCAGATGCAGAGGGAAGATCAAAAATTGCCGATGCCTTTAATACTGCTATTTCATCTGGTGAAATTTCTGCTCCTATAGTTTTAGGAAGAGACCACCATGATGTGAGTGGTACCGATTCTCCTTTTAGAGAAACCAGTAATATTTATGACGGCAGCAAATTCACAGCAGATATGGCAATACAAAACGTTATTGGCGATAGTTTCAGAGGTGCTACTTGGGTTTCTATTCATAATGGTGGTGGTGTCGGTTGGGGTGAAGTTATCAATGGAGGATTCGGAATGGTCATAGATGGCTCTAAAGAAGCTGCTAAGCGCTTAAAAAGCATGCTTTTCTATGATGTTACCAACGGTATTGCTAGAAGAGGATGGGCTAGAAATAAAGAAGCCTTATTTGCAATTCAACGAGAAATGGATAGAAATCCTGAATTAAGAGTCACAATGCCTAACTTAGTAGATGATAACCTACTTAAGAATTTATTTTAA
- the hutI gene encoding imidazolonepropionase, with product MKKLKLIGPFKQLVTMTGLPLKGALSDEQLTIVEDAGILIEEGNIKAIGLFKNMVLNVDHTTTEITRLEGDHVCLPGFIDAHTHICFGGSRAKDYAMRNAGKTYLEIAKAGGGIWDTVTQTRKASTEELIKKIIKRTKQHLKNGVTTLEVKSGYGLSVTEELKMLRAIKSSNAQTPLDLIPTCLAAHMKPKDFMGTNTAYLKEISNTLFPILKEENLSNRIDAFIEESAFSKEEIRPYFEKAIAMDFDITVHADQFSTGGSAIAVEFGAISADHLEASTDKEIELLSKSNVIATALPGASLGLGCAFTPARKLLDAGCAVAIASDHNPGSAPMGDLLTQAAILQTFEKLSNAEVLAGITYRAAAALNVSDRGQLKEGLLADFVLFHTSDYHEILYNQGAFKPCMVFKNGALIFDKHKTS from the coding sequence ATGAAAAAATTGAAACTTATAGGTCCCTTTAAGCAGTTGGTAACTATGACGGGCTTACCGCTAAAAGGTGCTTTGTCTGACGAGCAACTTACCATTGTTGAAGATGCCGGTATTTTAATAGAAGAAGGTAACATAAAAGCCATAGGATTATTCAAAAACATGGTATTAAATGTTGATCATACAACAACAGAAATTACAAGACTAGAAGGAGATCATGTGTGCCTGCCTGGTTTTATAGATGCGCATACACATATATGCTTTGGTGGTTCTAGAGCTAAAGATTATGCCATGCGTAATGCAGGCAAGACCTATTTAGAAATTGCTAAAGCAGGGGGCGGCATATGGGACACCGTAACGCAAACTCGTAAGGCTTCAACCGAAGAATTGATAAAAAAAATTATCAAAAGAACCAAGCAACATTTAAAAAACGGAGTTACCACGCTAGAAGTAAAAAGTGGTTATGGCCTGTCTGTAACTGAAGAATTGAAAATGCTCCGTGCTATAAAAAGTAGCAATGCACAAACTCCGCTAGATTTGATACCTACTTGTTTAGCCGCTCATATGAAACCAAAAGATTTCATGGGTACAAATACAGCATATCTAAAAGAAATAAGCAATACCCTTTTCCCCATTTTAAAAGAAGAAAATTTAAGCAATAGAATAGATGCTTTTATAGAAGAAAGTGCTTTTTCTAAAGAAGAGATTAGGCCCTATTTTGAGAAAGCCATAGCGATGGATTTTGACATTACCGTGCACGCGGATCAATTTTCTACAGGCGGTAGTGCCATTGCGGTAGAATTTGGAGCCATAAGCGCGGATCACTTGGAAGCCTCTACCGATAAAGAAATAGAACTACTTTCAAAAAGTAATGTAATTGCTACTGCCCTACCCGGAGCTTCTTTAGGTTTAGGCTGTGCTTTTACGCCTGCCCGAAAATTATTAGATGCAGGTTGCGCCGTAGCCATTGCCAGTGATCATAACCCAGGATCTGCTCCTATGGGCGATTTGCTTACTCAGGCTGCTATTTTACAAACGTTTGAAAAATTAAGCAATGCCGAAGTACTTGCAGGAATCACCTACCGTGCAGCAGCAGCCTTAAATGTATCAGACAGAGGACAATTAAAAGAAGGATTATTGGCAGATTTTGTATTGTTTCATACCAGTGATTACCATGAAATTTTATACAATCAAGGCGCTTTTAAACCTTGCATGGTGTTCAAAAATGGCGCATTAATATTCGATAAACACAAAACCTCTTAA
- the hutH gene encoding histidine ammonia-lyase produces the protein MTPKKTFKLGEDWLTAGITLAIAKGETKVKLSTNTREKINASAQIVANIVAKGKAVYGINTGFGPLCTTKISKEETKVLQSNILKSHSVGVGSPIATDIAKLMLILKAQSLAKGYSGISETTLDRILWHIDHDAIPIVPSQGSVGASGDLAPLSHLFLPLIGLGKVNYKGTEITTGELFKQTGLTAIDLGPKEGLALINGTQFILAHAVKVVEKLHSCLSQADIIGAMMVEGLQGSVKPFFNELHALRPFKGNIHVAKRIKRLLKGSEIMEDHIDCDRVQDPYSLRCMPQVHGASRNAWLHLKELVEVELNSVTDNPIIIDEELTISGGNFHGQPLAMALDYACLAASELGNISDRRIYLALEGNSPGVPKLLMKETGINSGYMILQYTTAALASENKGLCFPSSADSIPTSLGQEDHVSMGSIGGRKALQVLENVEKILAIELLTAAQAFEFRKPMKSGIFLEAIHTAIRKKVAFADKDRVFSDDIEKGIEMIKDQTIIHVIDNISEKEGISLKTKFTDEFEVY, from the coding sequence ATGACACCTAAAAAGACGTTTAAACTTGGCGAAGATTGGCTTACCGCAGGCATAACACTTGCTATTGCAAAAGGAGAAACCAAGGTTAAGCTTTCTACGAATACCAGAGAAAAAATAAACGCAAGTGCTCAAATCGTAGCTAATATTGTAGCAAAAGGCAAGGCAGTATATGGTATAAACACAGGATTTGGCCCACTTTGTACTACCAAAATTTCTAAAGAAGAAACTAAAGTCTTGCAATCCAACATTTTAAAAAGTCATAGTGTAGGAGTTGGCAGCCCTATTGCCACAGATATTGCAAAGTTGATGTTGATTTTAAAAGCACAATCTTTAGCCAAAGGGTATTCTGGTATTTCAGAAACTACCTTAGACCGCATCCTTTGGCATATAGATCATGATGCCATTCCTATTGTGCCATCACAAGGTTCTGTAGGTGCATCTGGAGATTTAGCCCCTTTATCTCATTTATTTTTACCCTTAATTGGTTTAGGAAAAGTAAACTATAAAGGCACTGAAATTACCACCGGTGAGCTCTTTAAGCAAACAGGTTTAACGGCTATAGATCTAGGACCCAAAGAAGGCTTAGCGCTTATTAATGGCACTCAATTTATTTTAGCACATGCCGTAAAAGTAGTAGAGAAGCTACACAGTTGTCTTTCTCAAGCAGATATTATTGGTGCTATGATGGTTGAAGGTTTGCAAGGTTCTGTGAAACCATTTTTTAATGAATTGCATGCCTTACGCCCTTTTAAAGGAAACATTCACGTGGCAAAACGTATCAAAAGATTGCTAAAAGGCTCTGAGATTATGGAGGATCATATTGATTGTGATCGGGTTCAAGACCCCTATTCTTTACGTTGTATGCCTCAGGTACATGGCGCTTCAAGAAATGCTTGGTTACATTTAAAAGAACTGGTAGAAGTCGAATTAAATTCTGTCACGGATAACCCTATAATTATAGATGAAGAATTAACCATTAGCGGTGGTAATTTTCACGGACAACCTTTGGCTATGGCCTTAGATTACGCTTGTTTAGCGGCTTCTGAACTAGGGAACATTTCTGATCGAAGAATTTATTTAGCCCTAGAAGGTAATAGTCCTGGTGTACCTAAATTATTAATGAAAGAAACCGGAATCAATTCTGGTTATATGATTCTACAATATACCACTGCCGCTTTAGCTAGTGAGAACAAAGGCCTTTGTTTTCCTTCTAGCGCAGATAGCATTCCTACATCATTAGGGCAAGAAGATCACGTAAGCATGGGGTCTATTGGAGGTAGAAAAGCATTGCAAGTTTTAGAAAATGTAGAAAAAATATTAGCGATAGAATTATTAACTGCAGCACAAGCTTTTGAATTTAGAAAACCGATGAAATCGGGGATCTTTTTAGAGGCCATACACACCGCTATTCGTAAAAAGGTAGCTTTTGCAGATAAGGATCGTGTTTTTTCTGATGATATCGAAAAAGGAATTGAAATGATTAAAGACCAAACCATCATTCACGTTATTGATAACATCAGTGAAAAAGAAGGAATCTCTTTGAAAACAAAATTCACGGATGAATTTGAAGTATATTAA
- a CDS encoding LysR family transcriptional regulator has product MGYQLELRHFHYFLAVADELHYRKAAEKLCISQPGLSRQIKQMEEILETSLFVRNKKKVTLTPAGEFLKAEVEFIVNHLDVTKKQLKLISEGDFGEIRIGFLGSAMQTVVPDLLVKLRDSFPQIKTTLEELSNTAQVNAILKDTLDIGFVRLPRVPDGLGIETVMQDTFSLVLPKAHPIDANSFKKMNQFAKEEFILFSQDYSALYFDTVMSICEDAGFTPSVSHKSVHAQTIFKLVENNLGIAIVPTSLQYGFDMGVKFIELKKIKQRAELSVIWKKDNRNPTLKHCLNLVLRESLK; this is encoded by the coding sequence ATGGGTTATCAATTAGAGTTGCGTCATTTTCATTATTTTTTGGCAGTAGCCGATGAATTGCATTATAGAAAAGCGGCAGAAAAGTTGTGTATTTCGCAACCAGGATTAAGTAGGCAAATCAAACAGATGGAAGAAATTTTGGAGACCTCCTTGTTTGTTCGGAATAAGAAAAAAGTAACGCTGACGCCCGCAGGGGAATTCCTTAAAGCAGAAGTAGAGTTTATTGTGAACCATTTAGATGTTACCAAAAAACAATTAAAATTGATCTCTGAGGGCGATTTTGGAGAAATTCGGATTGGATTTTTGGGTTCGGCCATGCAAACCGTAGTTCCGGATTTGTTGGTAAAGTTACGCGACAGTTTTCCGCAGATAAAGACCACTCTAGAAGAACTTTCAAATACCGCTCAAGTAAATGCTATTTTAAAAGATACTTTAGATATTGGTTTTGTAAGACTGCCAAGAGTGCCAGATGGTTTAGGTATTGAAACAGTTATGCAAGACACTTTTTCTCTCGTGCTTCCAAAAGCACACCCTATAGATGCAAATAGTTTCAAAAAGATGAATCAGTTTGCTAAGGAAGAGTTTATACTGTTTTCACAGGATTATAGTGCCTTGTATTTTGATACGGTAATGAGTATTTGCGAAGATGCTGGTTTTACCCCTAGCGTTTCTCATAAATCGGTACATGCACAAACCATTTTTAAATTGGTAGAGAATAATTTGGGTATTGCTATTGTACCTACATCACTTCAATATGGTTTTGATATGGGGGTAAAATTTATCGAATTAAAAAAAATAAAACAACGTGCTGAGCTGTCTGTTATTTGGAAAAAAGACAACCGAAATCCTACTCTTAAACATTGTTTAAATTTAGTGTTAAGGGAGTCTTTGAAGTAA
- a CDS encoding nitroreductase family protein, with protein sequence MLFDVIRKRRSVFPAQYNETPIAKEDILKVLEAANWAPSHRKTEPWRFKVMQGETLEKLGLFLSLKYLETDPSPKEFKAKKIIENPKKASAIIAICMQRDPMKSVPEWEEVAAVAMAVQNMWLACTELGVGAYWSSPALVKHMGDFFEMNHEEACLGFFYMGNYDQEIPDAARGSIEDKTVWL encoded by the coding sequence ATGCTATTTGATGTGATACGAAAGAGAAGATCGGTTTTTCCGGCTCAATATAATGAAACTCCTATTGCTAAGGAAGATATTTTAAAAGTGTTAGAGGCTGCTAATTGGGCGCCTAGTCACCGAAAAACGGAACCTTGGCGCTTCAAAGTAATGCAAGGAGAAACATTGGAAAAATTAGGCTTGTTCCTTTCTTTAAAATATTTAGAGACAGATCCGAGTCCTAAAGAATTTAAAGCAAAGAAGATCATAGAAAACCCTAAAAAAGCTTCTGCTATAATAGCCATTTGTATGCAACGCGATCCTATGAAAAGTGTTCCTGAATGGGAAGAGGTGGCTGCAGTAGCCATGGCCGTTCAAAACATGTGGTTGGCGTGCACCGAATTAGGTGTTGGAGCCTATTGGAGTTCTCCAGCCTTAGTAAAGCATATGGGAGATTTTTTTGAAATGAACCATGAAGAAGCTTGTTTAGGTTTTTTCTACATGGGGAATTATGATCAAGAAATACCAGATGCTGCTAGAGGTTCTATTGAAGACAAAACCGTTTGGTTGTAG
- a CDS encoding DUF456 domain-containing protein, producing the protein MDIALLLFGFIFMLAGIIGSFLPVLPGPPISWLGLLLLFLTSVIPQDWWFLGITLAIALFVFALDYIIPAMGTKKFGGSKAGMIGTTLGLLVALLFPILGVFGIIIWPFVGAFVGELLNKADKKTALKAAFGSFLGFITGTFLKFMVSIVFLGLFIAKAWEYKEVLFPYFK; encoded by the coding sequence ATGGATATTGCGTTACTACTCTTTGGTTTCATTTTTATGTTAGCAGGTATCATCGGAAGCTTTTTACCTGTGCTACCTGGCCCACCTATAAGTTGGCTAGGGCTTCTACTCCTATTTTTAACAAGCGTTATTCCGCAAGACTGGTGGTTTTTAGGCATCACTCTGGCTATTGCACTATTTGTTTTTGCTTTAGATTATATTATCCCAGCCATGGGAACAAAGAAATTTGGCGGTAGTAAAGCGGGGATGATTGGTACCACCTTAGGGCTTCTTGTCGCCTTACTATTCCCGATATTAGGTGTGTTCGGAATTATAATTTGGCCTTTTGTGGGTGCTTTTGTTGGAGAGTTACTAAATAAAGCCGACAAAAAAACCGCTCTTAAAGCGGCTTTTGGATCTTTTTTAGGGTTCATCACAGGAACCTTTTTAAAGTTTATGGTGTCTATTGTATTTCTAGGACTCTTTATCGCTAAGGCTTGGGAATACAAAGAGGTACTTTTCCCGTACTTTAAATAG